A stretch of Anoplolepis gracilipes chromosome 12, ASM4749672v1, whole genome shotgun sequence DNA encodes these proteins:
- the LOC140671527 gene encoding proto-oncogene tyrosine-protein kinase ROS-like isoform X1: protein MFGTILCVLLNGLLLTKIAVTLSIKNYVASESLQQEYVPSVCPDLNFTQSVEGILNKPTSPRTFVEFYHGFTNKRDNISVIFRWNQPEFMNEVIQGYIVQCWFIENLKKIKTCDDKCISATTLEFTLHNSKPNTTYYFQVQTYTKVGASPYTDLINVSTTHENPIPQLLKVSGVYIEIWDLDSNTTVNLLEQKNIVSVAYSAAERKIFWSNDKKDLMVLDMNKNNITKIATLDEVLINFCIDWVARSLYWIDYRNILIKLDLSMMENGIIKYNKIDLKINSDDIFWEALVILPFTGILYYPVIWNIRNPRFEIIQVDLEGKNVQRNQKNASNICSCPYFDNLIYVQAVSVTIDVNTNKEPLIYWILRKDMGHLLIVTDIYVCMCNLILNSINISNKISFNFIIIDKTNIYISTLDDSVYILEKRYALLESTENAFEYVQIIKMPKTLYTYTNNVTVYYIPKLYSFDKSLQLYPSTKCLTSEEKPYRIEKVIIGTNNIIIKLPELIPKSGCKIYNLPATLYTIYISHCLDNDTNKFDKFTVQTYEQFYEIANLTPLTEYTLKLALSNFYFDKLSMDPLLSSNVTTIKTKPGKLNAPENMTVHVLTPTVMAVQWMPPKKINCVVVIYEVHWKSFTSMNDTRQNGKEAINTPKRTADGRFFTKIQELLPGETYLIYVRVYPVNFSNFYNDSLNKVVYIYEPNNITLDGVSVNSMIISWISNIKATVLCVLEYTNVAIENWQIMNNIKMLSNEKVRYYIENLQPGTVYKFRLKLRYLEYEEDFIWPSDKRFIFSTLGVISSTPEISAKQYYLPLILSLVAIVTVICIYYFYYLYRQQKEATGEVLFSIGTDIDLTVLNEIPNRNLQINNPMLQYNSDEYALNKIKREAITLSKLLGSGAFGMVYQGTVKDLEEPGIKTPVAIKILEERASSKEKKEFLQEARLMNHFRHKHVLKLLGVCLDKSSPLLVLELMETDLLKYLRESRTLEPSDSHALRLQDLLAICEDVARGCCYLEKLRFVHRDLACRNCLVSAKDRENRVVKIGDFGLARDVYKDDYYRKKGKGPLPVRWMAPESLAIRIFTSKSDVWSFGVLMWEITSLGEQPYFGRTNSEVIDYVRAGGRLQMPLNCPVSLYQLMMHCWSTVNARPKFKLCLENIVALRSSTVDADLNLTFGH, encoded by the exons atgtttggAACGATATTATGCGTTTTATTGAATGGTTTACTGCTGACAAAGATAGCTGTAACgctttcgataaaaaattatgtcgcTTCAGAGAGTCTTCAACAGGAATACGTTCCGTCAGTCTGTccggatttaaattttacgcaa tcTGTAGAAGGCATTTTAAACAAACCAACATCTCCCAGAACATTTGTAGAGTTCTACCATGGATTCACAAATAAAAGAGAcaatatttctgtaatattcag atgGAACCAACCTGAATTTATGAACGAAGTGATACAAGGATACATAGTGCAGTGTTGGTTCATTGAaaacctaaaaaaaattaaaacctgCGATGATAAATGTATCTCAGCTACAACATTGGAGTTCACGTTGCATAATTCGAAACCTAACACGACATACTACTTTCAAGTACAAACTTACACTAAAGTTGGTGCTAGTCCTTACACAGATTTAATCAACGTATCAACTACGCATGAAAATCCGATACctcaattattaaaagtatctgGTGTGTATATCGAAATATGGGATCTGGATTCAAATACCACCGTTAACCTTCTTGAGCAAAAAAACATAGTTTCAGTCGCTTATTCGGCAGCGGAACGCAAAATTTTTTGGAGTAACGATAAGAAGGACTTAATGGTATtggatatgaataaaaataatatcacaaaaataGCTACTCTTGATGAAGTTCTGATCAATTTCTGCATTGACTGGGTAGCAAGAAGTCTGTACTGGATAGACTAcaggaatattttaataaaacttgattTATCAATGATGGAAAATGgcataatcaaatataataagattgaTTTGAAGATAAACTCAGATGACATATTTTGGGAGGCTTTAGTGATACTACCATTTACAGG aattttatattacccAGTAATCTGGAATATTAGAAATCCTCGATTTGAAATAATACAAGTTGATCTGGAAGGGAAAAATGTGCAACGTAATCAGAAAAACGCATCCAATATCTGCTCCTGCccatatttcgataatttaatatacgtcCAGGCTGTTTCCGTAACAATAGATGTAAATACTAATAAGGAACCGCTAATTTACTGGATATTACGGAAAGATATGGGACATCTTTTGATTGTAACAGATATTTATGTCTGCATGtgcaatttgattttaaatagcataaatattagcaataaaataagtttcaactttataataattgacaagacaaatatttacatttctacactcgaCGATAGTGTctatattttggaaaaaaggtATGCACTTCTAGAGAGTACAGAAAACGCATTTGAATacgtacaaataataaaaatgcctaagacattatacacatatacaaataatgttaCGGTGTATTATATTCCAAAATTGTATTCTTTTGATAAATCTTTGCAATTATATCCTTCCACGAAGTGTTTAACATCGGAAGAAAAACCTTATAGaattgaaaaagtaataataggaaccaataacattattataaaacttccAGAATTGATTCCCAAAAGTggatgcaaaatatataatttacctgCCACCTTATATACCATCTATATAAGTCATTGTTTGGACAATGACACTAACAAGTTTGATAAATTTACTGTGCAGACATACGAGCAGTTTTACGAGATTGCGAATTTAACGCCGCTTACAGAGTACACGTTAAAGTTAgctttaagtaatttttattttgacaaattatcAATGGATCCATTATTAAGCTCAAATGTCACGACAATAAAAACTAAGCCGGGGAAGCTCAATGCACCGGAAAACATGACAGTTCATGTTCTGACCCCTACTGTAATGGCAGTTCAATGGATGCCACCCAAGAAAATAAACTGTGTAGTCGTGATCTATGAAGTGCATTGGAAGTCATTTACTTCGATGAACGACACGCGACAAAACGGGAAAGAAGCTATCAATACGCCCAAACGTACAGCAGATGGCAGGTTTTTTACAAAGATTCAGGAATTGCTACCAGGAGAAACATATTTGATATACGTGCGTGTTTATCCAGTTAATTTCAGCAATTTCTACAACGATAGTTTAAATAAAGTCGTTTACATATATGAACcgaataatataactttagaCGGAGTCAGTGTAAATAGTATGATCATCTCTTGGATCTCGAATATCAAAGCGACGGTTCTTTGTGTCCTAGAGTATACAAATGTTGCGATAGAAAACTGGCAAATAATGAACAACATTAAGATGTTAAGTAACGAAAaagtaagatattatatagaaaatttacagCCGGGAACTGTATACAAGTTTCGTTTGAAATTGAGATATCTCGAATACGAGGAAGACTTTATATGGCCGTCTGATAAGAGATTCATTTTTTCAACACTTG GTGTTATTTCAAGCACTCCTGAAATATCGgctaaacaatattatttaccaTTGATTTTAAGCCTTGTCGCTATAGTTACAGTAATCTGCATCTactacttttattatt TGTATCGACAACAGAAAGAAGCTACCGGGGAAGTTTTGTTTTCGATAGGGACCGACATCGATTTAACTGTTCTGAATGAGATACCGAACAGGAATCTTCAGATTAATAATCCTATGTTGCAATATAATTCGGATGAATATGCactaaacaaaattaaacgtGAGGCAATCACACTATCAAAACTTCTTGGCAGTGGCGCATTCGGAATG gTGTATCAAGGAACTGTCAAGGATTTAGAAGAACCGGGCATAAAAACACCCGTTGCTATAAAGATATTAGAAGAGCGTGCTTCctcgaaagagaaaaaggaattCTTGCAAGAGGCCAGGCTTATGAATCACTTTCGACACAAACATGTATTAAAACTGTTGGGTGTCTGTTTGGACAAAAGTTCTCCATTACTTGTGTTGGAATTAATGGAAACTGATCTGTTGAAATATTTGAGAGAGAGTCGAACATTGGAACCGTCAGATTCGCACGCTCTGCGTCTGCAAGATTTGCTTGCCATATGTGAGGATGTTGCGCGAGGCTGTTGCTATCTGGAAAAATTGCGTTTCGTACATAGAGATCTCGCATGCCGAAACTGCTTAGTGTCCGCGAAAGACCGCGAGAACCGTGTCGTAAAAATTGGCGATTTTGGACTAGCTAGAGATGTTTACAAAGATGATTATTACCGTaag aaAGGAAAAGGTCCGCTTCCTGTTCGCTGGATGGCACCTGAATCTCTGGCCATAAGAATATTTACTTCTAAAAGCGACGTTTGGTCATTCGGAGTACTAATGTGGGAGATTACATCATTGGGTGAGCAACCTTACTTTGGCAGGACAAATTCCGAAGTGATAGATTACGTACGTGCAGGAGGCAGATTGCAAATGCCTCTCAACTGTCCAGTTTCATTGTATCAGTTAATGATGCATTGCTGGAGTACTGTGAATGCTAGACCAAAGTTTAAACTTTGTCTCGAAAATATCGTAGCTCTTAGAAGCAGTACAGTAGATGCAGACCTGAATCTGACATTCGGGCATTAA
- the LOC140671527 gene encoding proto-oncogene tyrosine-protein kinase ROS-like isoform X4, which produces MFGTILCVLLNGLLLTKIAVTLSIKNYVASESLQQEYVPSVCPDLNFTQSVEGILNKPTSPRTFVEFYHGFTNKRDNISVIFRWNQPEFMNEVIQGYIVQCWFIENLKKIKTCDDKCISATTLEFTLHNSKPNTTYYFQVQTYTKVGASPYTDLINVSTTHENPIPQLLKVSGVYIEIWDLDSNTTVNLLEQKNIVSVAYSAAERKIFWSNDKKDLMVLDMNKNNITKIATLDEVLINFCIDWVARSLYWIDYRNILIKLDLSMMENGIIKYNKIDLKINSDDIFWEALVILPFTGILYYPVIWNIRNPRFEIIQVDLEGKNVQRNQKNASNICSCPYFDNLIYVQAVSVTIDVNTNKEPLIYWILRKDMGHLLIVTDIYVCMCNLILNSINISNKISFNFIIIDKTNIYISTLDDSVYILEKRYALLESTENAFEYVQIIKMPKTLYTYTNNVTVYYIPKLYSFDKSLQLYPSTKCLTSEEKPYRIEKVIIGTNNIIIKLPELIPKSGCKIYNLPATLYTIYISHCLDNDTNKFDKFTVQTYEQFYEIANLTPLTEYTLKLALSNFYFDKLSMDPLLSSNVTTIKTKPGKLNAPENMTVHVLTPTVMAVQWMPPKKINCVVVIYEVHWKSFTSMNDTRQNGKEAINTPKRTADGRFFTKIQELLPGETYLIYVRVYPVNFSNFYNDSLNKVVYIYEPNNITLDGVSVNSMIISWISNIKATVLCVLEYTNVAIENWQIMNNIKMLSNEKVRYYIENLQPGTVYKFRLKLRYLEYEEDFIWPSDKRFIFSTLGVISSTPEISAKQYYLPLILSLVAIVTVICIYYFYYLYRQQKEATGEVLFSIGTDIDLTVLNEIPNRNLQINNPMLQYNSDEYALNKIKREAITLSKLLGSGAFGMVYQGTVKDLEEPGIKTPVAIKILEERASSKEKKEFLQEARLMNHFRHKHVLKLLGVCLDKSSPLLVLELMETDLLKYLRESRTLEPSDSHALRLQDLLAICEDVARGCCYLEKLRFVHRDLACRNCLVSAKDRENRVVKIGDFGLARDVYKDDYYRKKGKGPLPVRWMAPESLAIRIFTSKSDVWSFGVLMWEITSLE; this is translated from the exons atgtttggAACGATATTATGCGTTTTATTGAATGGTTTACTGCTGACAAAGATAGCTGTAACgctttcgataaaaaattatgtcgcTTCAGAGAGTCTTCAACAGGAATACGTTCCGTCAGTCTGTccggatttaaattttacgcaa tcTGTAGAAGGCATTTTAAACAAACCAACATCTCCCAGAACATTTGTAGAGTTCTACCATGGATTCACAAATAAAAGAGAcaatatttctgtaatattcag atgGAACCAACCTGAATTTATGAACGAAGTGATACAAGGATACATAGTGCAGTGTTGGTTCATTGAaaacctaaaaaaaattaaaacctgCGATGATAAATGTATCTCAGCTACAACATTGGAGTTCACGTTGCATAATTCGAAACCTAACACGACATACTACTTTCAAGTACAAACTTACACTAAAGTTGGTGCTAGTCCTTACACAGATTTAATCAACGTATCAACTACGCATGAAAATCCGATACctcaattattaaaagtatctgGTGTGTATATCGAAATATGGGATCTGGATTCAAATACCACCGTTAACCTTCTTGAGCAAAAAAACATAGTTTCAGTCGCTTATTCGGCAGCGGAACGCAAAATTTTTTGGAGTAACGATAAGAAGGACTTAATGGTATtggatatgaataaaaataatatcacaaaaataGCTACTCTTGATGAAGTTCTGATCAATTTCTGCATTGACTGGGTAGCAAGAAGTCTGTACTGGATAGACTAcaggaatattttaataaaacttgattTATCAATGATGGAAAATGgcataatcaaatataataagattgaTTTGAAGATAAACTCAGATGACATATTTTGGGAGGCTTTAGTGATACTACCATTTACAGG aattttatattacccAGTAATCTGGAATATTAGAAATCCTCGATTTGAAATAATACAAGTTGATCTGGAAGGGAAAAATGTGCAACGTAATCAGAAAAACGCATCCAATATCTGCTCCTGCccatatttcgataatttaatatacgtcCAGGCTGTTTCCGTAACAATAGATGTAAATACTAATAAGGAACCGCTAATTTACTGGATATTACGGAAAGATATGGGACATCTTTTGATTGTAACAGATATTTATGTCTGCATGtgcaatttgattttaaatagcataaatattagcaataaaataagtttcaactttataataattgacaagacaaatatttacatttctacactcgaCGATAGTGTctatattttggaaaaaaggtATGCACTTCTAGAGAGTACAGAAAACGCATTTGAATacgtacaaataataaaaatgcctaagacattatacacatatacaaataatgttaCGGTGTATTATATTCCAAAATTGTATTCTTTTGATAAATCTTTGCAATTATATCCTTCCACGAAGTGTTTAACATCGGAAGAAAAACCTTATAGaattgaaaaagtaataataggaaccaataacattattataaaacttccAGAATTGATTCCCAAAAGTggatgcaaaatatataatttacctgCCACCTTATATACCATCTATATAAGTCATTGTTTGGACAATGACACTAACAAGTTTGATAAATTTACTGTGCAGACATACGAGCAGTTTTACGAGATTGCGAATTTAACGCCGCTTACAGAGTACACGTTAAAGTTAgctttaagtaatttttattttgacaaattatcAATGGATCCATTATTAAGCTCAAATGTCACGACAATAAAAACTAAGCCGGGGAAGCTCAATGCACCGGAAAACATGACAGTTCATGTTCTGACCCCTACTGTAATGGCAGTTCAATGGATGCCACCCAAGAAAATAAACTGTGTAGTCGTGATCTATGAAGTGCATTGGAAGTCATTTACTTCGATGAACGACACGCGACAAAACGGGAAAGAAGCTATCAATACGCCCAAACGTACAGCAGATGGCAGGTTTTTTACAAAGATTCAGGAATTGCTACCAGGAGAAACATATTTGATATACGTGCGTGTTTATCCAGTTAATTTCAGCAATTTCTACAACGATAGTTTAAATAAAGTCGTTTACATATATGAACcgaataatataactttagaCGGAGTCAGTGTAAATAGTATGATCATCTCTTGGATCTCGAATATCAAAGCGACGGTTCTTTGTGTCCTAGAGTATACAAATGTTGCGATAGAAAACTGGCAAATAATGAACAACATTAAGATGTTAAGTAACGAAAaagtaagatattatatagaaaatttacagCCGGGAACTGTATACAAGTTTCGTTTGAAATTGAGATATCTCGAATACGAGGAAGACTTTATATGGCCGTCTGATAAGAGATTCATTTTTTCAACACTTG GTGTTATTTCAAGCACTCCTGAAATATCGgctaaacaatattatttaccaTTGATTTTAAGCCTTGTCGCTATAGTTACAGTAATCTGCATCTactacttttattatt TGTATCGACAACAGAAAGAAGCTACCGGGGAAGTTTTGTTTTCGATAGGGACCGACATCGATTTAACTGTTCTGAATGAGATACCGAACAGGAATCTTCAGATTAATAATCCTATGTTGCAATATAATTCGGATGAATATGCactaaacaaaattaaacgtGAGGCAATCACACTATCAAAACTTCTTGGCAGTGGCGCATTCGGAATG gTGTATCAAGGAACTGTCAAGGATTTAGAAGAACCGGGCATAAAAACACCCGTTGCTATAAAGATATTAGAAGAGCGTGCTTCctcgaaagagaaaaaggaattCTTGCAAGAGGCCAGGCTTATGAATCACTTTCGACACAAACATGTATTAAAACTGTTGGGTGTCTGTTTGGACAAAAGTTCTCCATTACTTGTGTTGGAATTAATGGAAACTGATCTGTTGAAATATTTGAGAGAGAGTCGAACATTGGAACCGTCAGATTCGCACGCTCTGCGTCTGCAAGATTTGCTTGCCATATGTGAGGATGTTGCGCGAGGCTGTTGCTATCTGGAAAAATTGCGTTTCGTACATAGAGATCTCGCATGCCGAAACTGCTTAGTGTCCGCGAAAGACCGCGAGAACCGTGTCGTAAAAATTGGCGATTTTGGACTAGCTAGAGATGTTTACAAAGATGATTATTACCGTaag aaAGGAAAAGGTCCGCTTCCTGTTCGCTGGATGGCACCTGAATCTCTGGCCATAAGAATATTTACTTCTAAAAGCGACGTTTGGTCATTCGGAGTACTAATGTGGGAGATTACATCATTGG aataa
- the LOC140671527 gene encoding proto-oncogene tyrosine-protein kinase ROS-like isoform X2, with product MFGTILCVLLNGLLLTKIAVTLSIKNYVASESLQQEYVPSVCPDLNFTQSVEGILNKPTSPRTFVEFYHGFTNKRDNISVIFRWNQPEFMNEVIQGYIVQCWFIENLKKIKTCDDKCISATTLEFTLHNSKPNTTYYFQVQTYTKVGASPYTDLINVSTTHENPIPQLLKVSGVYIEIWDLDSNTTVNLLEQKNIVSVAYSAAERKIFWSNDKKDLMVLDMNKNNITKIATLDEVLINFCIDWVARSLYWIDYRNILIKLDLSMMENGIIKYNKIDLKINSDDIFWEALVILPFTGILYYPVIWNIRNPRFEIIQVDLEGKNVQRNQKNASNICSCPYFDNLIYVQAVSVTIDVNTNKEPLIYWILRKDMGHLLIVTDIYVCMCNLILNSINISNKISFNFIIIDKTNIYISTLDDSVYILEKRYALLESTENAFEYVQIIKMPKTLYTYTNNVTVYYIPKLYSFDKSLQLYPSTKCLTSEEKPYRIEKVIIGTNNIIIKLPELIPKSGCKIYNLPATLYTIYISHCLDNDTNKFDKFTVQTYEQFYEIANLTPLTEYTLKLALSNFYFDKLSMDPLLSSNVTTIKTKPGKLNAPENMTVHVLTPTVMAVQWMPPKKINCVVVIYEVHWKSFTSMNDTRQNGKEAINTPKRTADGRFFTKIQELLPGETYLIYVRVYPVNFSNFYNDSLNKVVYIYEPNNITLDGVSVNSMIISWISNIKATVLCVLEYTNVAIENWQIMNNIKMLSNEKVRYYIENLQPGTVYKFRLKLRYLEYEEDFIWPSDKRFIFSTLGVISSTPEISAKQYYLPLILSLVAIVTVICIYYFYYLYRQQKEATGEVLFSIGTDIDLTVLNEIPNRNLQINNPMLQYNSDEYALNKIKREAITLSKLLGSGAFGMVYQGTVKDLEEPGIKTPVAIKILEERASSKEKKEFLQEARLMNHFRHKHVLKLLGVCLDKSSPLLVLELMETDLLKYLRESRTLEPSDSHALRLQDLLAICEDVARGCCYLEKLRFVHRDLACRNCLVSAKDRENRVVKIGDFGLARDVYKDDYYRKKGKGPLPVRWMAPESLAIRIFTSKSDVWSFGVLMWEITSLGEQPYFGRTNSEVIDYNKINKSATYL from the exons atgtttggAACGATATTATGCGTTTTATTGAATGGTTTACTGCTGACAAAGATAGCTGTAACgctttcgataaaaaattatgtcgcTTCAGAGAGTCTTCAACAGGAATACGTTCCGTCAGTCTGTccggatttaaattttacgcaa tcTGTAGAAGGCATTTTAAACAAACCAACATCTCCCAGAACATTTGTAGAGTTCTACCATGGATTCACAAATAAAAGAGAcaatatttctgtaatattcag atgGAACCAACCTGAATTTATGAACGAAGTGATACAAGGATACATAGTGCAGTGTTGGTTCATTGAaaacctaaaaaaaattaaaacctgCGATGATAAATGTATCTCAGCTACAACATTGGAGTTCACGTTGCATAATTCGAAACCTAACACGACATACTACTTTCAAGTACAAACTTACACTAAAGTTGGTGCTAGTCCTTACACAGATTTAATCAACGTATCAACTACGCATGAAAATCCGATACctcaattattaaaagtatctgGTGTGTATATCGAAATATGGGATCTGGATTCAAATACCACCGTTAACCTTCTTGAGCAAAAAAACATAGTTTCAGTCGCTTATTCGGCAGCGGAACGCAAAATTTTTTGGAGTAACGATAAGAAGGACTTAATGGTATtggatatgaataaaaataatatcacaaaaataGCTACTCTTGATGAAGTTCTGATCAATTTCTGCATTGACTGGGTAGCAAGAAGTCTGTACTGGATAGACTAcaggaatattttaataaaacttgattTATCAATGATGGAAAATGgcataatcaaatataataagattgaTTTGAAGATAAACTCAGATGACATATTTTGGGAGGCTTTAGTGATACTACCATTTACAGG aattttatattacccAGTAATCTGGAATATTAGAAATCCTCGATTTGAAATAATACAAGTTGATCTGGAAGGGAAAAATGTGCAACGTAATCAGAAAAACGCATCCAATATCTGCTCCTGCccatatttcgataatttaatatacgtcCAGGCTGTTTCCGTAACAATAGATGTAAATACTAATAAGGAACCGCTAATTTACTGGATATTACGGAAAGATATGGGACATCTTTTGATTGTAACAGATATTTATGTCTGCATGtgcaatttgattttaaatagcataaatattagcaataaaataagtttcaactttataataattgacaagacaaatatttacatttctacactcgaCGATAGTGTctatattttggaaaaaaggtATGCACTTCTAGAGAGTACAGAAAACGCATTTGAATacgtacaaataataaaaatgcctaagacattatacacatatacaaataatgttaCGGTGTATTATATTCCAAAATTGTATTCTTTTGATAAATCTTTGCAATTATATCCTTCCACGAAGTGTTTAACATCGGAAGAAAAACCTTATAGaattgaaaaagtaataataggaaccaataacattattataaaacttccAGAATTGATTCCCAAAAGTggatgcaaaatatataatttacctgCCACCTTATATACCATCTATATAAGTCATTGTTTGGACAATGACACTAACAAGTTTGATAAATTTACTGTGCAGACATACGAGCAGTTTTACGAGATTGCGAATTTAACGCCGCTTACAGAGTACACGTTAAAGTTAgctttaagtaatttttattttgacaaattatcAATGGATCCATTATTAAGCTCAAATGTCACGACAATAAAAACTAAGCCGGGGAAGCTCAATGCACCGGAAAACATGACAGTTCATGTTCTGACCCCTACTGTAATGGCAGTTCAATGGATGCCACCCAAGAAAATAAACTGTGTAGTCGTGATCTATGAAGTGCATTGGAAGTCATTTACTTCGATGAACGACACGCGACAAAACGGGAAAGAAGCTATCAATACGCCCAAACGTACAGCAGATGGCAGGTTTTTTACAAAGATTCAGGAATTGCTACCAGGAGAAACATATTTGATATACGTGCGTGTTTATCCAGTTAATTTCAGCAATTTCTACAACGATAGTTTAAATAAAGTCGTTTACATATATGAACcgaataatataactttagaCGGAGTCAGTGTAAATAGTATGATCATCTCTTGGATCTCGAATATCAAAGCGACGGTTCTTTGTGTCCTAGAGTATACAAATGTTGCGATAGAAAACTGGCAAATAATGAACAACATTAAGATGTTAAGTAACGAAAaagtaagatattatatagaaaatttacagCCGGGAACTGTATACAAGTTTCGTTTGAAATTGAGATATCTCGAATACGAGGAAGACTTTATATGGCCGTCTGATAAGAGATTCATTTTTTCAACACTTG GTGTTATTTCAAGCACTCCTGAAATATCGgctaaacaatattatttaccaTTGATTTTAAGCCTTGTCGCTATAGTTACAGTAATCTGCATCTactacttttattatt TGTATCGACAACAGAAAGAAGCTACCGGGGAAGTTTTGTTTTCGATAGGGACCGACATCGATTTAACTGTTCTGAATGAGATACCGAACAGGAATCTTCAGATTAATAATCCTATGTTGCAATATAATTCGGATGAATATGCactaaacaaaattaaacgtGAGGCAATCACACTATCAAAACTTCTTGGCAGTGGCGCATTCGGAATG gTGTATCAAGGAACTGTCAAGGATTTAGAAGAACCGGGCATAAAAACACCCGTTGCTATAAAGATATTAGAAGAGCGTGCTTCctcgaaagagaaaaaggaattCTTGCAAGAGGCCAGGCTTATGAATCACTTTCGACACAAACATGTATTAAAACTGTTGGGTGTCTGTTTGGACAAAAGTTCTCCATTACTTGTGTTGGAATTAATGGAAACTGATCTGTTGAAATATTTGAGAGAGAGTCGAACATTGGAACCGTCAGATTCGCACGCTCTGCGTCTGCAAGATTTGCTTGCCATATGTGAGGATGTTGCGCGAGGCTGTTGCTATCTGGAAAAATTGCGTTTCGTACATAGAGATCTCGCATGCCGAAACTGCTTAGTGTCCGCGAAAGACCGCGAGAACCGTGTCGTAAAAATTGGCGATTTTGGACTAGCTAGAGATGTTTACAAAGATGATTATTACCGTaag aaAGGAAAAGGTCCGCTTCCTGTTCGCTGGATGGCACCTGAATCTCTGGCCATAAGAATATTTACTTCTAAAAGCGACGTTTGGTCATTCGGAGTACTAATGTGGGAGATTACATCATTGGGTGAGCAACCTTACTTTGGCAGGACAAATTCCGAAGTGATAGATTAC aataaaattaataaaagtgcCACTTACCTctga